The sequence ttttcgcgttttccGGGTTAATCCcattgtaaaagttgctcagtatgatctataCAGGATGAtccaggagacgtgagcaggatcgaGCCTGCCtattcagtaagttatcagtaactatttcgtaccagtatttgtgagattaacctTAAATTATTTCGTTctgttcagttttttttttcagaatttttcactatatatatatatagtgaaaTTTTTCTAGGAGGTAAAGCACGATCAAAACGCTGTGACAATCTTGACAGTCACACTGACAAGAAAATGATATATTGATAATATCCATTTTTACAAAACCCAacattaattttggagtcagcCAAATATGATAAAATTGAAGTAAAAACTGAAAACGTTACTGAAATAATCatgaaaataaagtaattaaattaatataagtatgtattggAAATAATTATAAAGGATACGTCCACAAACGCCTAAGAATACAtgtgtaagtaatattatttttaaaacgtttAAGGGCGCCAATGCCTCGTTATATGATGAACGAAGACCAAAAATTGCCGAATCGGGGAAATAATATACTTGTCAAGAGACCTGATATACGCCCTAAAACGACTACCTTCTCGTCTCGTCTCGCCCTTCTCTGAGGGCTTACCgggaaccacgttcgacgtgttgcctccctgtcacacttacgtacgaattaaaaagtgcaacagagaggtaacacgtcgaacgtggtgcGCAGTAGGCCGTCTGATTgggtcggttttttttttcgggattGGGTGAGAGGTTCTTGACTTGACGTGTACTCGCGTCTCTGCCTGTGTGGCACTCTTGTTTCCTCTTTTCCTAACCCAAATTAAatgtacatacaaaatttgttgcaataggggatattacgcaaaactcagcgtagggggcgcctctgccacatactgagggcctaccgcggaaCACAAAAATCGAATTTTCATTATATGCCTCTTCTCTTGCATATAACGATATTtctattttcgtgtttcgcggtaggccggTAGGCCTCTGttaacaaaccgccttgatgcgtCAATGTCATAATGAAAATGCctcaaaaaattgtttaagGCATAGTTATGTCGTATAAATTACTCTAAGGTTTATGTAAGGTGATactgctgctctctggcggcagaacttTGCGGTAACACTCCCTATTGGTAAAGCCCTTAAAGCCTGACCAcgatatgatcacgcgccatgttgcggaatttcTATGGAACTATTtctttcatactaaactgaactgtcgccctatataatatataataacagcgccctcttgacaatgatcatatatttctggtcgggctttaagcAAGTTTTGTATAGAcaacttttttataaaataaagttagtaCCTACCGGCACAATAAACTCCGAGTAGGTATATCGTTTTATTAGCTATAAGTCTCATGTCGCAGTCGCGTGTGATAACTATTATCACATATTTTTGTAACAGACGAAAAAATGATAattaaaaccgttttttttttcagttcgcCTTGGCCCTCAGGATGGGAAATTTACTTTCCGGCAAATCAgggtttgtttatttttttaatacctattcgTATTTAGTTTATGGTAGAGTCCGAATTTTCGGTttaagggccaattacatccataTTTTCCGATATCTGggccgaaatcagtcccgatgtcgggcctgataatcgttttccattTTACGGAATATCAGCAATTCAGCACatagttaacaatatttgaaatgtaaaaaaatggttcatatgcaaatatatcaaacattgaacatttttagtAATTacagacaaaatatttttacatggtCAAATATTGTAaccgatgtgctgatatttggtgaaacggaaaacgactCTTActcgggcccgacgtcgggctCAACATCTTTAGGCAGGTTCCGGcataaaaaacatgtttttatccGAAGGCTCGGTTTCCGCCGAAACCAGAGCAAAACCAAAAACCCGGTTTCGGTCGGATACTAGTTTGTGGACAGCTACTTAATTATTGAGTATAGGTAACTACTGTACACATTTGATTCACAAATCTGGCGAGATTTGTTTAgaacatacctacctaaatatttgTACTTCCAATTCTTACGTAGATAACTTGATAGAGGTGGACATGTCTTGTACGCAATTGGTGTATCTGTTACATAATTATCTACATGCAATGTACCTAAgagattttataaaaatgtgCGTGGTTGACAGAATCTAAGACAAATTATTTAGTGTCCGACTGAAGTTTCAGTTTCGgcatatatatacgagtatgtttgCTTAAATTGTCATACACATTTgtgaaatttatttgtttattatttacggagtgtttttttttctactagaaaacacacttagtagtagtttttcaacaagggcataaagcgaTGTTAGCGATGGACATTTATGCCTGAgttatacaatctgcttttcacttcgattgcgaggaaaattttaaatattaccaatattttaggttattttaccgtatttgttcaagactaaagaaaatcgtactCGGGCCGCACGGGGGCACGCTTGCAGTTTGTATGgcagattttgaactttattgctaAGTTAATAAGGGTCGTCATAGATGACAttactttatgctctagagcataataaacaattttatgtCACTTAAACGcgacttaaatgtcaattttacgagcatgagaagtgaaaaggtttttttaacacttacctttcattattttgtattggatGAAATAAATGTAGAACGggcttaaattttttttaaatccgccTATTTTTTTCGCAGAGATGTTACCTCGGTATCCGTCCATAGTATCGGTTCCAGGTAGGTACCACATATACCTACGTTATTTTTGGGTTATACCTAAATATCTTTTGGCAATAACGGGAAAAGGTATTTCATATGGTTTTCAAAAATAGTAACATTAATTTATGCATTTATCCCTTAAcacactattaaaaaaaattgggattatataaaatagtttaaatgCATTACATCGCGTATAAtgcgtacctatatttttaaacaacgtAGATGAATATGCCTTCATATtgtaaattcattatacgcgatgaattttttttattttcttccaAGAATAATTACCTATCGCGATAACAAACGACATCGCAAGATGATATCGATCTTGCTTAATACAAGATTTTACGGAGACCGAAACGGAAACACGAGTAGCATATCACCAACGCTCTTCCTCGACGACATAAACCTCCCCCACCTACCTTCCAATATTAGGCTGCATAGCCAGCTGATTATAACTATCCCTTTCCCATCCCAGAGCGTGTCACTCCCCAATCTCCCCATAAAACTACGTCCCGTGGTAAGCCGGCTAGACCGGAGCAGGCATGTTCCTGGCTCGGTGTGGCGTTTCTTGTCTTGTCTTGAAGAATAATTATCgcgatattcgaaaaaaaaaacttacttgtaCCTATTTAACTAATGACGAGTATATTTGCAGTACATGCCCCAATTGTGATTGTGACTGCGGCCCCTTGGTGTTTAAAGACTTAAAAACCATAGAGAGACCCGTGGTGCTTAAAGACTGTTCGAACGTAGTGAGACGTAAATGGAATATAAGagagtaagtaaaaaaaaacgtacctttaggtaattaaataggtataccTAAGTATTTACAGATATGCCGCTTAAGTAAAGTGTGTCCACCTCTATCAAACGAGACGAGTGATATAGGTAGCGTGCGTATATGgtccgtgcgcgttggagggtctgccatcttgtggtctgaatcggaaccataaacaggcacatttacacgtcaagtgttttcttgtgcatagaaggttctgccatcttgtgggctacatcggaacaataaacatcacatttacgcttcgcgccaaaaatctgacagctcctgtgctgcctcctacagttcatgcacgctccctataaaggTCCGTTCAGACGGGATGACCAAATTTACCAATTTGATCAGTAAATAAATTTGGCACCAATCTCATCCACAGCGTCCACACGTACACAATATAATCACCAATGTTAAAAACACGTACtcaaaatcgtaaaaaaatgtcgccaaacaaaaatattttttttttcctagaaTTGTGTCATTTTTGATTTCATCGGTTATAATCTTACAATCGAATCAAATGGGATCGaatctaatttcatttttgcgttcacaccacctgatttgatcagacaatttaatcagattggggGAAAATTAttccgtctggactggccttaaactagggataagttcgcctttgtacctACTTTCCATGGGCGTTGCCAAGGGAGGGcaagggggcagctgcccccctaGAGAAAATTTCTAATATGTGTGCCCGTCCCCTTGACCATCGGTCATATAAACTGCCTCCCCCCCCCTActttgaattatttaaattaacaacgAATAAAATGTATCAGTATGATAGATGCTATGAAAAGATTGAAAAGTCACGTCACTATTCGCATACATTACTTAAGTTTCAAAGGGTTTTCTATCGACGgttgtcatcttgactaggccccctCCTGCTACCTATTCTTGTTTCGTAAAGTGTTAATTACTCACCTAAACTGTAGGAGGCACAGCATGAGCGCTCTGTTTTTTGCCGCGACTTGTAATGAAAGTTGAATGTTTCCGATTAAGAgcccccggcaagctcggcctaATTTCACCTTCCATACAAACGgaatttcgttctcattttaaaactacgtgttggattgtaatgaaactttgcacatatgtATGATGAAATTAGGTATATTTAGTCCTGTACTTAGTTTATATAGAAAATGGACTCTTCCGTAGAAAATGTCAACGTCAGACCAGCcaaaatatatgtacaaaaatacaaaaaaaatacaaaatacaaaaatttttatttcattaaatacagtTCATATAATTTAGGGGATGGTGTCTCTCGGTAAGCAATATTGcctgtgttgggaggcaccgctcttccgtgattatatatgtatatgaaacagacaatttttttcattaatttctcGATTATTTCGGCTCCTAAGGCCCACGGTCTCACCTATAGTActtatgacattgatgcatcgaGGCAGTTTGTTTAAAGAGGCCTACGAAACGTGAAAAAAATTCGTTATCTGTCTCTTTAtcgttcgaatatgcaagagtgatagagaggcaactTCGATTTTCCtgtttcacggtaggccctcagcatGTGCTAGAGgtgccccctacgcagagttttgcgaaATATCCCCTTTTGGAACgtagttgcatttgttttgtttcgttccattaaaacaatacaaaatcaaCTGTATCCCTAACACTATAGGTTCCAACTCCTTTGGAAAATTTCAGACTTTTTTTCTTTAGGTATctgggccttaggaggctaTTAGAGTATTGAATAATCGCTAGTAAAACcctaaatttttttgttttttatttattacagggCTCCACAGCTGGGCGTGAACCAATCTGGGCGACCAGTGACCCCCCACAAATGCGATCTTAAATCACATGCAGACAAACTTCCAACGCCTAAGCCGTCGGCTTACAGGTACGTTATATTTTACTGTTAGCTCTTTTAGACCCCTCAAGCTAGCATTTTTTGAGCGTCGCCGTCGGTATTTATAGTCCCACTATCGGCttgattctaattttaatatattacgtCAAATTGTCGACAGTAATGTACAAACCACGACAGGGCGACTCTTTGTCATAACTGTCGTTTAGTGGGAACGCAAGCTTAGGCATTTTGGTAAATGAGTAAGGtttagaacgcactgcgattaatttttTGCGGTTTCAATCTAATTTCTTGCGGATTCAGTTTAGCAAGTGGGTGCGCTTATGAAGCGTTCTAAGGCTTAGAATGCACTGCGATtcatttcttgcggtttcagtctAGCAAGTGGGTGCGCTTATGAAGCGTTCTATGGCTTAGAgcgcactgcgattaatttcttgcctTCTCAGTCTTGCAAGTGGGTGCGCTTATGAAGCGTTCTAAGGCTTAAAATGCACTGCGACtcatttcttgcggtttcagtctTGCAAGTGGGTGCGCTTATGAAGCGTTCTAAGGCTTAGAgcgcactgcgattaatttcttgcgttTTCAGTCTTGCAAGTGGGTGCGCTTATGAAGCGTTCGAAAGCTTAGAgcgcactgcgattaatttcttgcggtttcagtctTGCACTTGCGTGCGCTTATGAAGCATGCCGTACGTTACACTTTTTGTGGTTCTGAAACCGCGAGAAATGAATCGTGTGTGCCTTCTAAGCCTAAGCTATATCGACTCAACGGGTCAGTTGGATGTCCTACTAAGTACCCCATCCTCCATCTGTCATTCTGTTCCCGTCTTGCCACATGTctgaagtaggtacttaatgacCAGATGGATAAAAATCTTATAAGTCACATGGATGCTTTCAATATCGCCAGAATAACGCTCTAGATTACGCCACACGTCAACTCAAGCGCTCGGTTACAGTATAATATCAACTTTCGTGTGTTCTGATAAGGTTTACTATGGCGTGTTGTGTATATTAGGCGTGGCGTTGTATTAATAGGGCGCATATCCTATACCTGCGTTAATTTAGCATAATAGGACTTTTTCACTTGTGTTTACTGCTTAACAGCCGTTATCCTAAATTAATACTATAAAACTTACTTTATTTGTGGCTTTCTATCACAGAAGGGTCCTTACGCTCCAAGTGAAGTAAGAACTTTTGagaaattttgataaaaaggcCCTTATTGCAGATGAGGTATAAGGTTCTCTGGTGGAAGCCACATTTGTAGTTTCTGATATTGGTGACACAGATTAAGAAGCACATCTTCGGTTTCCATTCCGGTCCGGAAGCAATCCCGGTCGTCGATCAAAAGCCACAAGTTTGAGAGGGGCTCGTCGTCTACGTCGCGTCATGAGTAAGTCGTCATGTACATTACGATTATGATACAAGAGCGGAAAGTGTGAAATTCACCGAACCGAACACGAtagaagggagtgttttaaatcgacacgtgtTGCGAATTCCCTaatcgcacgtgtatcgtacggTTTACAGTATTATACTTaagaccctttaaattttcgacatagtcacGTAGTGTGTTAATTAtcgtactagtgcggtaaagttaCAGCATATGTACTGAAATAGTACAGTACGATACGAGTGCGAAAAACAGGAAAatgcaacgagtggcgataaaataaaactcggccgaagggagtgttttaaatcgacataagtctcgcacatgtatcgtacgttttacagatTTTGATTACAGGCCCTTTGGATTTTTTAActtagttacgtaatgtgctaattatcgcactagtgccccctattaattaattaactagaGCTAGTTGGGCCTTTCGGTCATTCTCGGTTCCGTCCAGCttagcattgctccgagcaattattagggttggcacaacttgacgtcccaaTGCGTCCACAACCCCGGATAAGATAATcatttgaattttgacaaccctaaatagccgaaagggatagtgccatacattagaaagggacaacatgcttcgaccctgaatcg is a genomic window of Cydia pomonella isolate Wapato2018A chromosome 15, ilCydPomo1, whole genome shotgun sequence containing:
- the LOC133525549 gene encoding uncharacterized protein LOC133525549 isoform X1, translated to MGNLLSGKSGDVTSVSVHSIGSSTCPNCDCDCGPLVFKDLKTIERPVVLKDCSNVVRRKWNIREAPQLGVNQSGRPVTPHKCDLKSHADKLPTPKPSAYRLRSTSSVSIPVRKQSRSSIKSHKFERGSSSTSRHESQPPPFQQYKSPTVPSRRPHVVPHNCLDKTPRPKRSDGLLKVLKRLLFALFLIGVVGAIVGPKLLRKARKKCGEISPCNS
- the LOC133525549 gene encoding uncharacterized protein LOC133525549 isoform X2, whose product is MGNLLSGKSGTCPNCDCDCGPLVFKDLKTIERPVVLKDCSNVVRRKWNIREAPQLGVNQSGRPVTPHKCDLKSHADKLPTPKPSAYRLRSTSSVSIPVRKQSRSSIKSHKFERGSSSTSRHESQPPPFQQYKSPTVPSRRPHVVPHNCLDKTPRPKRSDGLLKVLKRLLFALFLIGVVGAIVGPKLLRKARKKCGEISPCNS